One window of Bacteroidales bacterium genomic DNA carries:
- the rpsI gene encoding 30S ribosomal protein S9 gives MERVNTIGRRKESVARVYLSEGKGNISVNGKDYKEHFPTAHLRSIVEHPLQVIEGMGNYDIKVNVKGGGVKGQAEALKLALGRALVESNEEYRSILKPYNLLTRDARAVERKKPGRPKARKKTQFSKR, from the coding sequence ATGGAAAGAGTCAATACCATAGGCAGAAGAAAAGAATCCGTAGCGCGTGTTTATTTATCGGAAGGCAAAGGAAACATTAGTGTTAACGGTAAGGATTACAAGGAACACTTCCCCACGGCTCATCTCAGATCTATTGTTGAGCATCCGCTACAGGTGATTGAAGGTATGGGAAATTACGACATCAAGGTGAATGTTAAAGGAGGCGGTGTCAAAGGACAGGCAGAAGCCTTAAAGTTGGCATTAGGACGGGCTCTGGTTGAATCAAACGAGGAATACAGAAGCATCCTAAAGCCCTATAATTTATTAACCCGTGATGCCCGTGCCGTTGAACGTAAAAAGCCTGGACGGCCCAAGGCACGTAAGAAGACTCAGTTCAGTAAACGATAA
- the rplM gene encoding 50S ribosomal protein L13, which yields MDTNSYKTVSVRQKDVKKEWILVDAKNEVLGRLASQVAKIIRGKHKPSYTPHVDCGDKVIVVNAEHIRLTGKKWTDKEYVHYSGYPGGKRTRTPKDLMEKDPAKIIEKSVQGMLPKNKLGNKLKNHLFVYPGEEHPHEAQQPRKINVKEIR from the coding sequence GTGGATACGAATAGTTACAAAACTGTTTCCGTCAGACAGAAGGATGTAAAGAAGGAATGGATCCTGGTGGATGCAAAGAACGAAGTATTGGGCAGGCTGGCCTCACAGGTGGCTAAGATCATCAGGGGCAAACACAAGCCCAGCTATACCCCGCATGTTGACTGCGGTGATAAAGTCATTGTGGTTAATGCCGAACATATTCGGTTAACCGGAAAGAAGTGGACAGACAAAGAATATGTTCATTACAGCGGATATCCCGGGGGAAAGCGTACCAGAACTCCAAAGGATCTCATGGAGAAAGATCCCGCGAAAATTATCGAAAAGTCTGTACAGGGCATGTTGCCTAAAAATAAGCTGGGCAATAAACTAAAGAACCACTTATTTGTTTACCCTGGTGAAGAACATCCTCATGAAGCACAGCAACCAAGAAAAATCAATGTAAAAGAAATTAGATAA
- a CDS encoding nucleoside deaminase yields MSHKEYIREAIRLSEKNMEEGGGPFGAVIVKDNKIIAKAGNTVTPANDPTAHAEINAIRRAAEYLNNFDLNGCMIYSSCEPCPMCLGAIYWARLDGIYFAAGNADARYAGFDDSFIYEEIRKPFERRSIQTIQMLRDEAFEVLEKWKQKEDKIQY; encoded by the coding sequence ATGAGTCATAAAGAATATATCAGGGAAGCCATCCGCCTTTCAGAAAAAAATATGGAAGAAGGGGGTGGTCCTTTTGGCGCGGTAATCGTGAAAGACAATAAGATCATTGCCAAAGCAGGCAATACGGTTACACCCGCCAATGATCCTACAGCACATGCCGAAATCAATGCAATACGCCGGGCCGCCGAATATTTGAATAACTTTGACCTGAACGGATGTATGATTTATTCCTCATGTGAGCCCTGTCCGATGTGCCTGGGGGCTATCTACTGGGCCCGCCTGGACGGGATCTATTTTGCCGCCGGTAACGCGGATGCCAGGTATGCCGGATTTGATGATTCTTTTATATACGAAGAAATACGAAAACCTTTTGAGCGGAGAAGCATTCAAACTATCCAAATGCTTAGGGATGAAGCATTTGAGGTTCTGGAGAAATGGAAACAGAAAGAAGATAAAATCCAATATTAA
- a CDS encoding polysaccharide deacetylase family protein yields MNYYRLAAKGIRQVTWYYDTKEKNIYLTFDDGPTSKITPWILHLLEQYNARATFFCLGRQVEQFPLQYEKILKRGHAAGNHTYSHLKGIFTRNRQYFEDVNHAARLIDSHLFRFPHGSFRISQIKHLSKSYQIIMWDVLSGDYNRRCSSRSILQHLLNSVGPGSIVVFHDSEKAEANIKKVLPQFLKHFQEEGYIFPLIPDSRRD; encoded by the coding sequence TTGAATTATTACAGACTGGCAGCAAAGGGTATCCGGCAGGTAACCTGGTATTATGATACAAAGGAGAAAAATATCTATCTGACCTTCGATGATGGGCCAACCTCAAAAATTACCCCGTGGATACTGCATCTGCTGGAACAGTATAATGCCCGCGCCACATTTTTTTGTCTGGGGCGCCAGGTAGAACAGTTCCCTTTACAGTATGAAAAGATCCTTAAAAGAGGCCATGCTGCAGGCAATCATACATACAGCCATTTAAAAGGAATTTTTACCAGGAACAGGCAGTATTTTGAAGATGTAAACCATGCAGCCCGCCTGATTGATTCCCACTTGTTCAGGTTTCCACATGGTTCTTTTCGGATATCCCAGATCAAACATCTGAGCAAGAGTTACCAAATTATTATGTGGGATGTATTGAGCGGGGATTATAATCGCCGCTGTTCATCCCGTTCCATACTACAACATCTTTTAAATTCAGTTGGACCGGGTTCTATCGTGGTGTTTCATGATTCCGAAAAGGCGGAAGCAAATATAAAAAAAGTCTTACCGCAGTTTTTGAAGCATTTTCAGGAAGAAGGCTATATTTTCCCGCTGATACCTGATTCAAGGCGTGATTAA
- a CDS encoding DNA-3-methyladenine glycosylase: protein MPLKRLGRNFYTQDALDIAGEILGKPLIVRQGDDQYRHAITEIEIYRGTEDKGCHVSRGRTKRNEIMFDRGGLLYVYLIYGMHWMLNIVTGNTEEPQALLIRGLEHINGPGRLTKALGIDRSFHGEDLVTSPRIWIEDISVNNREIIRKPRVGIDYAGDYWKNMPWRYVLQNRKPG from the coding sequence ATGCCACTAAAGAGACTGGGAAGAAATTTTTATACTCAGGATGCATTGGATATAGCAGGCGAAATACTGGGAAAACCGCTTATTGTCAGGCAAGGGGATGATCAATATCGCCATGCCATCACAGAGATAGAGATATACAGGGGCACGGAGGATAAAGGCTGCCATGTAAGCAGAGGCCGGACCAAAAGAAATGAGATCATGTTTGATCGGGGTGGATTGCTTTATGTATACCTGATCTACGGGATGCACTGGATGCTCAATATAGTGACCGGTAATACCGAAGAACCCCAGGCGCTTTTGATCAGGGGACTGGAGCATATCAACGGGCCGGGCCGCCTGACCAAAGCCCTGGGCATCGACCGCAGCTTTCACGGTGAAGACCTGGTAACTTCACCCAGGATATGGATAGAAGATATTTCCGTCAACAACCGCGAGATCATCCGAAAACCCCGGGTAGGTATCGATTACGCCGGAGATTACTGGAAAAACATGCCCTGGCGTTATGTGCTGCAAAACCGTAAACCAGGTTGA
- a CDS encoding DUF2723 domain-containing protein produces MKSYKFYNQLLGWISFAIAAVVYLSTIEPTASFWDCGEFITSAWKLEVGHPPGAPFFMLLGRFFTLFGGKAENAAVMMNSLSALASAFTIMFLFWTITHLASKILIKDEKSYTFSNTIAILGSGFLGAMVFTFTDTFWFSAVEAEVYATSSLFTAIVFWAILKWENEAHKPHSNRWIILIAYLMGLSIGVHLLNLLAIPAIVLVYYFKKYKPTIRGTLGLLLISFVILSAMVYVLVPGIVKVATVFELLFVNGFGLPFNSGVIFYIVLIIGLITFGLYYTHKYRKYVLNTILLGLTVILIGYSSYATVMIRSIADPPMDQNDPENIFNLLSYLNREQYGDRPLFYGHYYNAPVEERKQGAPVYDQVNGKYEVVDYKTKMVYDSRFTGFFPRMYSTQSQHVNDYHSWVDISGKRVTVRNSQGEQEQRTVPSVGDNLEFFFKYQVGHMYLRYFMWNFSGRQNDIQGHGDVKRGNWISGIPFIDNSRLGPQDQLPDYLKNNPANNKYYMLPFILGVIGLWYQGKRNSKGFGVVLILFLFTGIAIVYYLNQYPHQPRERDYAFAGSFYAYAIWIGLSVLAVWDYLRQHIPVRASAIISSLILLPVPLLMASENWDDHDRSGRYTTRDFAYNYLNSCRKNGILFTNGDNDTFPLWYAQEVEGIRTDVRVANLSYLRAGWYLEQMTRKAYESDPLPFTHTSDQLGKGSRDVLPIYNRIEDRVSIKKVIDFVANENERTKVQSPFN; encoded by the coding sequence ATGAAATCCTATAAATTTTACAATCAACTGCTTGGATGGATCAGCTTTGCCATTGCCGCCGTGGTATATCTTTCCACCATTGAGCCGACAGCCAGCTTTTGGGACTGCGGTGAGTTTATCACATCAGCATGGAAGCTTGAAGTGGGCCATCCTCCCGGAGCACCCTTTTTTATGCTTCTCGGCCGGTTCTTTACCCTTTTCGGAGGAAAAGCCGAAAATGCAGCCGTAATGATGAACAGTTTATCCGCTCTGGCCAGTGCCTTTACGATCATGTTTCTGTTCTGGACCATTACCCACCTGGCATCAAAAATCCTGATAAAAGACGAAAAAAGTTATACCTTTTCAAACACCATCGCCATCCTGGGAAGCGGCTTTCTGGGGGCTATGGTTTTCACCTTTACTGACACTTTCTGGTTTTCGGCCGTGGAAGCAGAGGTTTATGCCACCTCTTCCCTTTTCACGGCGATTGTATTTTGGGCCATACTCAAATGGGAGAATGAAGCCCATAAACCCCATTCCAACCGTTGGATCATCCTGATAGCTTACCTGATGGGCCTGTCCATTGGCGTTCACCTGTTGAACCTTCTTGCCATTCCGGCTATTGTACTGGTTTATTATTTTAAAAAATATAAACCCACCATACGGGGAACATTGGGTTTATTGCTGATTTCATTTGTCATACTGAGTGCAATGGTATATGTACTGGTACCCGGAATAGTAAAGGTAGCTACCGTGTTTGAATTGTTGTTTGTAAACGGTTTTGGCCTGCCTTTCAATTCAGGCGTGATATTTTATATCGTATTGATTATCGGATTGATCACCTTCGGCCTTTATTACACCCATAAATACAGAAAATACGTTCTCAATACTATTCTTCTCGGGCTTACCGTTATACTGATCGGGTATTCTTCCTATGCTACCGTCATGATTCGCTCTATTGCCGACCCTCCAATGGATCAGAACGATCCGGAGAACATATTCAACCTGCTGAGCTACTTGAACAGGGAGCAATATGGCGACCGGCCCCTGTTTTACGGGCACTATTACAATGCTCCCGTTGAGGAGCGAAAACAGGGAGCCCCGGTATATGATCAGGTTAACGGGAAGTATGAAGTAGTGGATTATAAAACCAAAATGGTATACGATTCCCGGTTCACCGGGTTTTTCCCCAGGATGTACAGCACACAGTCGCAACATGTGAACGATTACCACTCGTGGGTAGATATAAGCGGAAAGAGGGTTACGGTAAGAAATTCTCAAGGTGAACAGGAACAGAGAACAGTGCCCAGCGTTGGTGACAACCTGGAGTTTTTCTTCAAATACCAGGTGGGCCATATGTATCTGAGGTATTTCATGTGGAATTTTTCCGGCAGACAAAACGACATTCAGGGGCACGGCGATGTGAAGCGGGGGAACTGGATCTCCGGAATTCCCTTTATTGACAATTCAAGGCTGGGACCACAGGATCAATTGCCCGATTATTTAAAGAACAATCCCGCCAACAACAAGTATTATATGCTGCCTTTTATTCTTGGCGTGATCGGCCTTTGGTATCAGGGCAAGAGAAACAGCAAGGGCTTTGGAGTGGTATTGATCTTGTTCCTGTTTACAGGCATCGCCATTGTGTATTACCTGAATCAGTATCCCCATCAACCGCGCGAACGGGATTACGCCTTTGCTGGCTCTTTCTATGCCTACGCCATCTGGATCGGGCTTAGCGTGCTGGCAGTTTGGGATTACCTTAGACAACACATCCCCGTACGTGCAAGCGCCATAATCAGCTCGCTGATCCTTCTGCCTGTTCCCTTGTTAATGGCTTCGGAAAACTGGGATGATCACGACCGTTCCGGGAGATATACCACCCGCGATTTTGCTTACAATTATCTGAACTCATGCCGTAAAAATGGGATATTATTTACCAATGGAGACAACGATACTTTCCCTTTATGGTATGCACAGGAAGTCGAGGGCATTCGAACAGATGTGCGCGTGGCCAACCTGAGCTACCTCCGGGCTGGCTGGTACCTGGAACAGATGACCCGTAAAGCATATGAATCGGATCCGCTGCCCTTCACCCATACCAGTGACCAGCTTGGGAAAGGCTCCCGGGACGTTTTGCCCATTTACAACAGAATAGAAGACAGGGTTTCAATTAAAAAAGTGATCGATTTTGTCGCCAATGAAAATGAGCGGACCAAAGTTCAGTCTCCCTTTAACA